The Bacteriovorax sp. Seq25_V genome has a window encoding:
- the glmU gene encoding bifunctional UDP-N-acetylglucosamine diphosphorylase/glucosamine-1-phosphate N-acetyltransferase GlmU, with product MSGKMSLVVLAAGKGTRLKMDFPKPLAPLHKRTLIDYVIDSLQNLGDFNFIVGHQNELVEEHIKNNFSSKMSFNFIEQKEQLGTGHAVRTYFEGSEDADSYEYTLVTCADTPLLTKDIFEKLLVEIQKGYDGVCATFKTENPFGYGRIKRYNKGFEIVEQKDGNPDDLKINEVNSGVYIFKTAYLKEHVYGLSSDNKAGEFYLTDTFKREANVVPVLFDDKRKFLGVNDLLQLSEAERGLIIESTRYLLTEVGVRVLDPSHTYIYSKNIGRNSVIHPNVTIDENCVIGSGVTIEPGCFLENAVIEDGAHIKANTYITDSIVRKKAKVGPMAHLRPGSDIGEGSKLGNFVEIKKSIIGKNTSISHLSYVGDAEIGDQVNLGCGFITCNYDGANKHKTIIGDGSFIGSDTQMIAPIEIGKECYVASGSTINKSMVDGSFAIARGRQETKEGMARKFIKKKS from the coding sequence ATGTCTGGAAAAATGTCGCTGGTAGTTCTTGCCGCGGGTAAGGGAACAAGATTAAAAATGGATTTTCCTAAACCTCTAGCGCCCCTGCACAAACGTACTCTGATCGATTATGTAATTGATTCTCTTCAAAATCTTGGCGATTTTAACTTCATTGTTGGTCATCAAAACGAGTTAGTTGAAGAGCATATAAAGAATAATTTTTCATCAAAAATGAGTTTCAATTTTATCGAGCAAAAAGAACAGTTGGGTACAGGACACGCTGTGAGAACGTACTTTGAAGGTTCAGAAGATGCAGACTCATACGAGTATACGTTAGTTACTTGTGCAGACACTCCACTTTTAACAAAAGATATTTTTGAAAAACTTCTAGTTGAAATTCAAAAGGGATATGATGGGGTTTGTGCAACCTTTAAAACAGAAAATCCTTTTGGTTATGGAAGAATTAAAAGATACAACAAAGGTTTTGAGATCGTAGAACAAAAAGATGGAAACCCTGACGACTTAAAAATTAACGAAGTAAATTCTGGCGTTTATATTTTCAAGACAGCTTACTTAAAAGAGCACGTATACGGACTTTCAAGTGATAATAAAGCTGGTGAGTTCTATTTAACAGATACTTTTAAACGTGAAGCAAATGTTGTACCAGTACTTTTTGACGATAAAAGAAAGTTTCTCGGCGTTAATGATTTATTACAATTATCTGAAGCGGAAAGAGGTTTAATTATTGAGAGTACACGCTACTTACTAACTGAAGTAGGGGTTCGTGTTCTAGATCCATCCCATACATATATTTATTCAAAAAATATTGGACGAAATAGCGTAATTCATCCAAATGTTACAATTGATGAGAACTGTGTAATTGGATCTGGTGTAACTATTGAGCCAGGTTGTTTTTTAGAAAATGCTGTCATCGAAGATGGGGCTCACATTAAGGCCAATACTTATATTACAGATTCAATAGTTCGAAAAAAAGCAAAGGTTGGCCCAATGGCACACCTTCGCCCTGGAAGTGATATTGGGGAAGGTTCAAAACTTGGGAACTTTGTTGAGATTAAAAAATCGATCATCGGTAAGAATACTTCAATTTCTCACTTAAGTTATGTTGGAGACGCTGAAATTGGAGACCAGGTAAATCTTGGCTGTGGCTTTATTACTTGTAATTATGATGGTGCAAATAAGCATAAGACGATAATTGGAGACGGATCATTCATTGGTTCGGATACACAGATGATTGCTCCAATTGAGATTGGTAAAGAATGCTACGTGGCGTCAGGGTCGACAATTAACAAGTCGATGGTCGATGGATCATTTGCAATTGCTAGAGGGCGTCAAGAAACTAAGGAAGGAATGGCCCGCAAATTCATCAAAAAGAAGAGCTAG
- the glmS gene encoding glutamine--fructose-6-phosphate transaminase (isomerizing), whose translation MCGIVGHLGPQNSVDVVLEGLKRLEYRGYDSAGVSFISSNNELKIYKKSGKIQNLIDELEDKEIHARSCIGHTRWATHGGVTDTNAHPHVNEEMGIALVHNGIIENASEIKEYLLGHGIEMKSETDSESFLGLLMYNTNKGLSHKDAVIASFSKIKGFSAFVVLFKDTAEIFAIKKGAPLVCGMHEVNSEVLVSSDPYALAGIANKLYFPEDEVLCHLSVGNQNLLNFYELNGEKSKRYLSKTQSMDHDPASKGDFEHFMLKEIYEQPELIRSLTQFYFQGEGKESLEAATKLPRKSFHITACGTAYYAGLVIRDFFEKINRIPCHPELASEFRYRDPLLNEDELAVFISQSGETADTLAAQGLCKENKLKTLSIVNVEGSTLYRDCDVNLLIRAGTEIGVASTKAFTQQVLTGRTLSAVIANGGVDDKFRNELSAKYTLLATRIDELLDNAEVIKQVASDIYKYKGFFYTGRGVYYPIALEGALKLKEIAYVHAEGYAAGELKHGPIALIDEEKVNVALVGPELFEKTVSNIQEIKARKGVIVSIGPKGNKELEELSDHFIPLNFDGLEELSPLYINVVNQLLAYYIAKNLGTDIDKPRNLAKSVTVE comes from the coding sequence ATGTGCGGAATCGTAGGCCACCTTGGTCCTCAAAACTCAGTTGACGTCGTACTTGAAGGTCTAAAAAGACTTGAATATCGTGGTTATGACTCGGCAGGTGTTTCATTTATTTCATCAAATAACGAACTAAAAATTTATAAGAAAAGTGGAAAAATCCAAAACCTCATCGATGAGCTTGAAGATAAAGAGATTCACGCAAGATCATGCATCGGTCATACTCGTTGGGCGACTCATGGTGGTGTAACTGATACAAATGCTCACCCGCATGTGAATGAAGAGATGGGAATCGCTCTTGTTCACAACGGTATCATTGAAAATGCTAGTGAGATTAAAGAGTATTTATTAGGCCACGGAATTGAAATGAAGTCTGAAACTGATTCAGAGTCATTCCTTGGTCTTTTAATGTATAATACCAATAAAGGTCTTTCTCACAAAGATGCTGTTATCGCATCATTTTCAAAAATTAAAGGATTCTCAGCATTCGTAGTTCTTTTTAAAGATACAGCAGAAATTTTTGCAATCAAAAAAGGTGCACCACTTGTATGTGGAATGCATGAAGTAAACTCAGAAGTACTAGTTTCATCAGATCCATATGCGCTTGCAGGTATTGCTAATAAGCTATACTTTCCTGAAGATGAAGTTCTTTGCCACTTAAGTGTTGGTAACCAAAACTTATTAAACTTCTATGAACTTAATGGGGAAAAGTCGAAAAGATATTTATCAAAGACGCAATCAATGGATCACGATCCTGCTTCTAAAGGTGATTTTGAGCATTTCATGCTGAAAGAAATCTATGAGCAACCTGAACTAATTAGATCTCTTACGCAATTTTATTTTCAAGGAGAAGGAAAAGAAAGTCTTGAGGCCGCGACAAAGCTTCCGAGAAAATCATTTCACATAACTGCTTGTGGAACAGCTTACTACGCAGGTCTTGTTATACGTGACTTCTTTGAAAAAATTAATAGAATCCCTTGTCATCCAGAATTGGCAAGTGAATTTAGATACAGAGATCCACTTCTTAACGAAGATGAACTCGCTGTTTTCATTTCACAATCAGGTGAAACTGCAGACACGTTAGCTGCTCAAGGTTTATGCAAAGAAAATAAGCTTAAAACACTTTCAATCGTAAACGTTGAGGGCTCAACTCTTTACCGTGACTGTGATGTAAACTTACTGATTCGTGCTGGTACAGAAATTGGTGTAGCTTCAACAAAAGCATTTACACAGCAAGTTTTAACTGGACGTACACTATCAGCTGTTATTGCAAATGGTGGTGTTGATGATAAGTTTAGAAACGAACTTTCTGCAAAGTATACTCTTCTTGCCACTCGTATTGATGAGCTACTTGATAATGCAGAAGTGATAAAACAAGTTGCTAGTGATATTTATAAATACAAAGGATTCTTCTACACTGGTAGAGGTGTTTATTATCCAATCGCTCTTGAAGGTGCTCTAAAGCTGAAAGAGATTGCTTACGTTCACGCTGAAGGTTATGCGGCTGGAGAGTTAAAACACGGTCCAATCGCTCTTATTGACGAAGAAAAAGTAAACGTTGCTCTTGTTGGTCCAGAATTATTTGAAAAAACGGTTTCAAATATTCAAGAGATCAAGGCAAGAAAAGGTGTTATCGTTTCAATTGGTCCGAAGGGAAATAAAGAATTAGAAGAACTATCTGATCACTTTATTCCTTTAAACTTTGATGGTCTTGAGGAATTAAGTCCTCTATACATTAACGTTGTAAACCAACTACTTGCTTACTATATCGCTAAGAATTTAGGTACAGATATTGATAAGCCAAGAAACTTAGCAAAATCGGTTACTGTAGAATAA
- a CDS encoding ATP-dependent helicase, with translation MNLNHLNIQQREAVQNINGPMMILAGAGSGKTRTLVSRISYLLEEKNISPFQLLALTFSNKAAKEMRDRIGREVSCDVGALQITTFHAFCAKVLRTEAQYLGLSKSFTIYDGSESKAVVKTILSRRGISQKDVSPFEVLYFIEDLKNHGHYPDRKIEDKDYTVDKSDIFFDMYLDYERELHKANALDFGGLITAVIQLFEKFPDVLTRYQERFHYLLVDEYQDTNRAQFDLVTKLADKKRNICVVGDEDQSIYSWRGADIRNILDFEEVYQDAKILKLEQNYRSSKNIIEAAGAVIARNTQRKGKDMWTDNPEGESIEIVECHSDKEEAEFVATQIRELSKEKHPYDEMAVFYRTNSQSRLIEDALRKSNIPYRVVGGIKFYERKEIKDLLAYVRIVVNDKDSLAISRIINVPARGIGATSLRKIEDEAVKTEATMWEVLQNIVDNPEEYKHIRLTSRVKSSLSHFVQFINDSKLAISRGDSPSDVYEKLLHESGYYEMLRASKDYESMARIENLEELGNAIAQFEEANPKAGLLEFMETITLDTSEKSEGEEDSGEVSLMTIHGAKGLEFFYVFVTGTEENVFPSYRSLEDGEDAIEEERRLFYVAMTRAMKMLYITFAQGRMLFGQLKFNGPSRFISEIPNKYYRWKKIGGGYQDRSSNYDSDSKDWDDYSDPVYEEPVYRVESSPKKSESKYQKGLRIVHGLYGEGKILDCEGPKGDERVTIQFKDGAKKKFMAKFAPLTIL, from the coding sequence ATGAATTTGAATCACTTAAATATACAACAAAGAGAAGCTGTCCAAAATATTAACGGACCAATGATGATTCTTGCTGGAGCTGGCTCTGGCAAGACTCGTACCCTTGTTTCAAGAATTTCATATCTTCTTGAAGAAAAGAATATAAGTCCATTTCAGCTTCTTGCACTTACTTTCTCTAATAAGGCCGCAAAAGAAATGCGCGATCGTATTGGAAGAGAAGTTAGTTGTGATGTTGGTGCTCTTCAAATTACAACATTTCACGCATTTTGCGCGAAGGTTCTGAGGACTGAAGCTCAGTACTTAGGTCTTAGTAAAAGTTTTACAATTTATGATGGCTCTGAATCTAAAGCAGTTGTTAAAACAATTCTTTCGCGTCGAGGAATTTCACAAAAAGACGTTTCTCCTTTTGAAGTTCTTTACTTCATTGAAGATCTAAAAAATCATGGTCATTATCCAGACAGAAAAATTGAAGACAAAGATTATACTGTTGATAAGAGTGATATCTTTTTTGATATGTACCTTGATTATGAGCGTGAATTACATAAAGCAAACGCACTCGACTTCGGTGGTTTAATAACTGCAGTAATTCAGTTATTTGAAAAATTTCCGGATGTATTAACTCGCTACCAAGAGCGTTTTCACTATCTCTTAGTGGACGAGTATCAGGATACGAACCGTGCACAGTTTGATTTAGTAACTAAGTTAGCTGATAAGAAAAGAAATATCTGTGTGGTTGGAGATGAGGATCAGTCGATCTACTCTTGGCGAGGGGCAGATATTAGAAATATCTTGGATTTTGAAGAAGTATATCAAGACGCAAAAATTTTAAAGTTAGAGCAAAATTACCGTTCATCAAAAAATATCATCGAAGCCGCAGGGGCAGTTATTGCACGAAATACCCAAAGAAAGGGTAAGGATATGTGGACTGATAATCCAGAGGGTGAGTCTATTGAAATCGTTGAGTGCCACTCTGATAAAGAAGAAGCAGAATTTGTTGCTACTCAAATTAGAGAACTCTCTAAAGAGAAACATCCTTACGACGAGATGGCAGTTTTCTATCGTACAAATTCTCAGTCTCGTTTGATTGAAGATGCACTTAGAAAATCAAATATTCCTTACCGCGTTGTTGGTGGGATAAAGTTCTATGAGAGAAAAGAAATCAAAGACCTTTTAGCTTACGTCAGAATTGTTGTTAACGACAAGGATTCACTGGCCATTAGTCGAATTATCAATGTTCCTGCGCGTGGTATAGGAGCCACTTCACTTCGAAAGATTGAAGATGAAGCAGTTAAAACTGAAGCTACTATGTGGGAAGTACTTCAGAATATTGTGGATAACCCTGAAGAATATAAACACATCAGATTAACATCGAGGGTGAAGTCGTCGCTTTCACACTTTGTTCAATTTATTAATGACTCTAAACTTGCCATTAGTAGAGGAGATAGCCCTTCTGATGTTTATGAAAAACTACTCCATGAGTCTGGTTATTATGAAATGCTTCGTGCCAGTAAAGATTATGAATCGATGGCAAGGATTGAAAACCTTGAGGAATTAGGTAATGCTATTGCTCAATTTGAAGAAGCAAATCCAAAGGCAGGCCTACTTGAGTTTATGGAGACGATCACACTTGATACAAGTGAGAAGAGTGAGGGGGAAGAAGACTCTGGAGAGGTTTCTTTAATGACTATTCACGGGGCTAAGGGGCTTGAGTTCTTCTACGTTTTTGTAACAGGAACAGAAGAAAATGTTTTCCCAAGCTATCGAAGTCTCGAAGATGGTGAAGATGCAATCGAAGAAGAAAGAAGGTTATTCTACGTGGCAATGACAAGGGCCATGAAAATGCTATATATCACTTTCGCTCAAGGAAGAATGTTATTTGGTCAGTTAAAATTTAATGGACCAAGTCGTTTTATCTCAGAGATTCCAAATAAATACTATCGTTGGAAAAAGATCGGCGGTGGATATCAAGATCGATCATCAAATTACGATAGTGACAGTAAAGATTGGGATGATTACTCTGATCCAGTATATGAAGAACCGGTTTATCGTGTGGAAAGCTCTCCTAAGAAGTCTGAATCTAAGTACCAGAAGGGACTTCGAATTGTGCATGGACTTTATGGTGAAGGAAAGATTTTAGATTGTGAGGGACCTAAAGGTGATGAACGAGTAACGATCCAGTTTAAAGATGGAGCAAAGAAGAAATTTATGGCTAAATTCGCTCCATTAACTATTCTCTAG
- a CDS encoding AsmA protein, producing the protein MKTKSPLKIIFIAFISFTIILSGAIFYASKKLKPEELKHIMVGQLESAFPNSIVKTSSVDFSLGLTSVLNIHGVDITLKKPRAFPLLQLDNLRLEIPFWAILFGGGKIELVANSPKVNYIEFDKTSNWVYAMTAKNAKVTTKKVENTKKDDNGSVEEESSELVIPGFIAASELNIKVQNLELDYKLADKSSGQINVEKLLLKDVGVKSTTAFELKSALDLLKGTPNHTKLDLLIIGESHLFNYIKNKELEVKSQVILSNIENSLVLRPIKKISLNSSMHLKKDKSILVDFVTSLEEKQILKGKFESNKGASRVKDLELNLVIRDILDLVIAADKLPLLLNGGEQFEMKGEVELGENLIPNIDFNTIKTIKVKKDNIVADVSVSGTLKKSGLRANVDVDVFSGKVSAMTSLSTNWKSESFAKLAPIDINIVARDMKIDPTSFMANASEDTNVHKKNGTKAEVAEKNKAGPQKIVLLPVPVKVKTQFSNILIGTAKLTGVIDVVGAQKGINISSSNLRLDEGQIDLGANVTISGKDLKNSFDLKLNRLNLHSLVGMIPKGILDTLSGEVSGEIKGHAIGEKYFANVAVKLNQGKLEKINIGQYVDGFIEKLGPLKDKIDADSLKVNGEFSTLSFKGTFDNSRHQVTSSEFIDKGHKINFQSSGNIYLTGNKKSSLDVKLKVTDAKLAKQMKSAIGTDTFPMTLSGTGYALSPDYTKTLKSVGKSAIKEQGTQQLKKLLKGQDPKKLLKGLFK; encoded by the coding sequence GTGAAAACTAAATCACCGCTAAAGATAATATTTATCGCATTCATATCATTTACAATAATTTTATCTGGTGCAATTTTCTATGCTTCAAAAAAACTCAAACCAGAAGAGCTTAAGCATATTATGGTTGGTCAACTTGAGAGCGCTTTTCCAAACTCTATCGTTAAGACTAGCTCCGTAGACTTCTCATTAGGATTAACATCGGTTCTCAATATTCACGGTGTTGATATTACTTTGAAAAAGCCACGTGCCTTTCCTCTTTTACAGCTTGATAACCTTCGCCTTGAAATTCCATTTTGGGCAATCCTATTCGGGGGAGGGAAGATCGAACTTGTCGCAAATAGTCCAAAGGTAAACTACATCGAATTTGATAAAACTTCGAACTGGGTTTATGCCATGACAGCAAAAAATGCTAAGGTAACAACTAAGAAAGTAGAAAATACTAAGAAAGATGATAACGGATCAGTAGAAGAAGAGAGTTCTGAACTTGTAATTCCTGGTTTTATTGCTGCATCTGAATTGAATATTAAGGTTCAAAACTTAGAGCTTGATTATAAGCTTGCTGACAAATCTTCTGGACAAATAAACGTTGAGAAGCTTTTACTAAAAGATGTTGGAGTAAAGTCAACGACAGCTTTTGAATTAAAATCAGCACTTGATCTTTTAAAAGGTACTCCAAACCATACAAAGCTTGATCTCTTAATTATAGGTGAGTCTCATCTTTTTAACTATATTAAAAACAAAGAGTTGGAAGTTAAATCCCAGGTGATTTTATCAAATATCGAGAATTCATTAGTACTTAGACCTATTAAAAAAATTTCGTTGAATTCATCAATGCACCTTAAAAAAGATAAATCTATTCTCGTAGATTTTGTTACTTCTCTAGAAGAGAAGCAGATTCTAAAAGGGAAGTTTGAAAGTAATAAAGGAGCTTCAAGAGTTAAAGATTTAGAACTCAATCTTGTGATTAGAGATATTCTTGATCTCGTTATTGCTGCTGATAAATTACCACTACTTTTAAATGGTGGAGAGCAGTTTGAAATGAAAGGTGAAGTCGAGCTTGGCGAGAATCTAATTCCAAATATTGACTTTAACACAATTAAAACAATTAAAGTTAAGAAGGATAATATTGTTGCAGATGTTAGTGTTTCAGGAACACTTAAGAAAAGTGGACTTAGAGCAAATGTTGATGTCGATGTATTCTCTGGAAAAGTTAGTGCGATGACTTCGTTGAGCACAAACTGGAAGTCAGAGAGTTTTGCAAAGCTTGCGCCGATTGATATAAATATTGTTGCAAGGGATATGAAAATCGACCCAACCTCTTTTATGGCAAATGCGAGTGAAGATACGAATGTACATAAAAAGAATGGGACTAAAGCAGAAGTGGCAGAAAAAAATAAGGCGGGGCCACAAAAGATCGTACTTCTTCCTGTTCCAGTAAAGGTTAAAACACAGTTCAGTAATATCTTGATAGGCACAGCAAAACTCACTGGAGTAATAGATGTTGTAGGTGCTCAGAAAGGAATCAACATCTCATCATCAAACTTGAGACTTGATGAAGGGCAAATTGATCTCGGAGCAAATGTTACAATCAGTGGAAAAGATTTAAAAAACAGTTTTGATCTTAAGCTTAATAGACTTAATCTTCACTCATTGGTGGGTATGATTCCAAAAGGGATTTTAGACACGCTCTCTGGGGAAGTTAGTGGTGAAATAAAAGGACATGCTATTGGTGAAAAGTATTTTGCAAATGTCGCAGTGAAATTGAACCAGGGGAAGCTTGAGAAAATTAATATTGGTCAGTATGTAGATGGTTTTATTGAAAAACTTGGGCCACTTAAAGACAAAATAGATGCTGACAGTTTGAAGGTTAATGGAGAGTTTTCAACGTTATCTTTTAAAGGAACATTTGATAATTCACGCCACCAAGTTACAAGCTCTGAATTTATCGATAAAGGTCATAAGATCAATTTTCAGTCGAGTGGTAATATTTATCTCACTGGTAATAAGAAAAGCTCGCTTGATGTGAAACTAAAAGTTACAGATGCCAAACTTGCAAAACAAATGAAGTCTGCAATAGGAACGGACACATTTCCAATGACTTTAAGTGGGACAGGTTACGCCTTAAGTCCAGATTATACAAAGACGCTCAAGTCTGTTGGAAAATCTGCTATTAAAGAACAGGGAACACAGCAACTAAAAAAATTACTTAAGGGACAAGATCCAAAAAAACTATTGAAAGGATTGTTTAAATAA
- the mtnA gene encoding S-methyl-5-thioribose-1-phosphate isomerase yields the protein MKYEKKAPLIWNGRSLELLDQRLLPHQQVVVNVTTVKECYDAIRDMVVRGAPLIGFTGIWGAVLSCINNGNFEEDIAYLKEARPTAINLVYELDRCLGIFRTNGPEGLKEKIIDFANEQMAKLGRDNQKMADLALEFMDKNYHSENYTFLTICNTGYLACGPMGTALGVISNANSKNRLAKAYATETRPYLQGSRLTAYEMMTEEIPFEIIVEGAFSYLLKTRKIDAIFAGADRIARNGDTANKIGTSTLAIVAKEYGVPFFIVAPTSSFDLQIAHGDQIPIELRDEKEITHISGQAIAPIGARALNPSFDVTSSKHITGIFCENGVITDFDPENVRRIVQGE from the coding sequence ATGAAGTATGAAAAAAAAGCACCACTTATATGGAATGGTAGAAGTTTAGAGTTACTCGATCAAAGATTATTACCACATCAGCAAGTTGTCGTGAATGTTACGACTGTTAAAGAATGTTATGATGCGATTAGAGATATGGTTGTTAGAGGTGCTCCTCTTATTGGATTCACTGGAATCTGGGGTGCTGTTTTAAGTTGTATTAATAATGGAAATTTTGAAGAAGATATTGCTTACTTAAAAGAAGCAAGGCCAACTGCGATTAATCTTGTTTATGAATTAGATCGTTGTTTAGGAATCTTCAGGACAAATGGACCAGAGGGACTAAAAGAGAAGATTATCGACTTTGCAAATGAGCAAATGGCTAAGCTTGGTAGAGATAATCAGAAAATGGCTGATCTGGCATTAGAATTCATGGATAAGAATTATCACAGTGAAAATTATACATTTCTGACTATCTGTAATACGGGATATCTTGCATGTGGGCCAATGGGAACAGCTCTTGGTGTTATTTCGAATGCAAACTCTAAAAACCGCTTAGCAAAAGCTTATGCAACTGAGACGAGACCTTATTTGCAAGGATCACGTTTGACGGCATACGAAATGATGACGGAAGAGATTCCTTTTGAAATCATCGTTGAAGGTGCCTTTTCTTATCTTTTAAAGACGAGAAAGATTGATGCTATTTTTGCTGGGGCTGATCGTATCGCTAGAAATGGTGATACAGCAAACAAGATTGGGACTTCAACACTTGCAATTGTAGCAAAAGAGTATGGTGTTCCATTTTTTATAGTAGCCCCAACTAGTTCTTTTGATTTACAAATTGCTCATGGAGATCAAATCCCAATTGAATTAAGAGATGAAAAAGAAATTACTCATATTTCAGGACAGGCTATTGCACCAATAGGGGCAAGGGCGTTAAACCCTAGTTTTGATGTGACTTCTTCAAAGCACATCACAGGAATTTTCTGTGAAAATGGAGTAATTACTGACTTTGACCCAGAAAATGTGAGAAGGATTGTTCAGGGTGAGTAA
- a CDS encoding Ppx/GppA phosphatase, with product MSNYKASIDIGSNSTLLLIMDVSEKKILAEESRITGLGKNLDKTGCFEESSMEATYDALSVYCDIAESFNINPEDIIVTATEASRVAKNAQEFFKRIRDGLRIRIQTITGEGEAYYTAYGICAMAKSLGQEVVILDVGGASSEFIKIQTNPFKILETISLPIGSVRTTDWLENGLFHSELDKIYAKFDLKNYMNTPILGVAGTLTSLALMIENANEYDADLINNLSVNVQNFQSFVSEKLVDSTSEDFEKYSFLGKRATTIRGGGICCAELLKKVNCPKIMFSTFGLRYGTLLSGGIDGIYLI from the coding sequence GTGAGTAATTACAAAGCATCTATTGATATTGGTTCAAATAGTACATTACTTCTTATTATGGATGTTAGCGAAAAGAAGATCCTTGCAGAAGAGTCTAGGATTACTGGACTTGGGAAAAATCTTGATAAGACGGGATGTTTTGAAGAAAGTTCAATGGAAGCTACTTATGATGCACTAAGCGTCTATTGTGATATTGCAGAAAGTTTTAATATCAATCCAGAAGATATAATAGTGACGGCAACTGAAGCATCTCGTGTTGCAAAGAATGCGCAAGAGTTTTTTAAAAGAATAAGAGATGGTTTAAGAATTAGAATCCAAACAATTACTGGAGAAGGTGAGGCTTACTATACTGCCTATGGAATCTGTGCCATGGCGAAATCTCTAGGACAAGAAGTTGTTATTCTTGATGTTGGCGGGGCTTCTTCTGAATTTATTAAAATTCAAACAAATCCTTTTAAAATTTTAGAAACAATTTCTCTTCCAATCGGTTCGGTTCGAACTACTGACTGGTTGGAGAATGGGCTTTTTCATTCTGAGCTCGATAAGATTTATGCAAAATTTGATTTGAAAAACTATATGAATACACCAATTCTTGGAGTAGCAGGAACATTAACCTCTCTAGCTCTTATGATAGAAAATGCTAATGAGTATGATGCGGATTTAATTAACAATTTAAGTGTAAATGTTCAAAATTTTCAAAGCTTTGTAAGTGAAAAGCTTGTTGATTCAACTAGTGAAGATTTTGAAAAATATAGTTTTTTAGGAAAAAGGGCCACTACTATCAGGGGTGGTGGAATTTGTTGTGCTGAGCTTTTGAAAAAAGTAAATTGCCCTAAAATTATGTTTTCAACTTTTGGATTACGTTACGGAACATTACTTAGTGGAGGAATTGATGGAATATACCTTATATAA
- a CDS encoding Crp/Fnr family transcriptional regulator, translating into MEYTLYKETRVESGTVLFKENSPANCIFLFKSGRAVGTKESDGRLIKVGSFTTGDFVGAVDSIWGKEYKESVFAESELIVIPLPIGDISSVIETCPEWIRKLLKTIVTRLEHSLELVTEHKINDETSEPFDNETEAKFRMLLKE; encoded by the coding sequence ATGGAATATACCTTATATAAAGAAACACGTGTCGAAAGTGGGACTGTCCTCTTTAAAGAAAATTCTCCAGCCAATTGTATCTTTCTTTTTAAGTCTGGACGTGCTGTTGGGACAAAAGAAAGTGATGGCCGTCTAATTAAGGTTGGAAGTTTTACTACTGGAGATTTTGTCGGAGCCGTTGATTCAATTTGGGGAAAAGAATATAAAGAGTCTGTTTTCGCAGAATCTGAATTAATTGTAATACCACTTCCTATTGGTGATATTTCTAGTGTGATAGAAACTTGTCCTGAGTGGATTAGAAAACTGTTGAAAACAATTGTGACTAGGCTAGAGCACAGCTTAGAACTTGTCACCGAACATAAGATAAATGACGAAACATCAGAGCCGTTTGACAATGAAACGGAAGCAAAATTTAGAATGTTATTAAAGGAATAG
- a CDS encoding FliG C-terminal domain-containing protein → MEANSQNGIFINGKAQIIEMLKFMNADERSTLLKNIQLRNPSLAKELYAESITFDTVYALDDVDLTQLIQFVKAPIFGVALKSAPKEFQKTFLSLAPRAYAEEAYSYLMKELGATETRDVDRAKKRVSDTIAALNNRGRITL, encoded by the coding sequence ATGGAAGCGAATAGCCAGAACGGAATTTTTATCAATGGAAAAGCACAAATCATCGAAATGTTAAAATTCATGAATGCAGATGAGCGCTCTACTCTGTTAAAAAATATTCAGCTTAGAAATCCTTCTCTTGCAAAAGAACTTTATGCTGAAAGTATTACCTTTGATACAGTATATGCTCTTGACGATGTTGATCTAACTCAACTAATTCAATTCGTAAAAGCACCAATTTTTGGAGTTGCCCTTAAGAGTGCTCCAAAAGAATTTCAAAAAACATTTTTAAGTCTTGCACCTAGAGCTTACGCTGAAGAAGCTTACTCTTATCTAATGAAAGAACTTGGTGCAACAGAGACAAGAGATGTTGATCGCGCAAAGAAAAGAGTAAGTGATACGATTGCAGCTTTAAACAATCGCGGTAGAATCACCCTTTAA